The sequence ctttacaaGAATTTTACAGATGAAAATGCGTCATGTGTTGGTTATATTATATGAACAATTTTATCTATAAAAGTGAatccatataatttttcaatcttttttacATCGATAAGATGTTATGCTCAAAATTATATCGTGTATTACACCGAGCTTGTTTTTTTCTGTTTGATTGAACAACTTTTTTGTTTACAGGTTAAGTTTGTTGTGGTTTTTACCCATGCGTTTTGGGTTCGAAACTCTCTAATtctctaaattattgtaatagtttcgagTTTTCCTTCATCCCTTATTATTGAATTCGATCAACATTCGTGAAACATTTAGCCTGATCCTATcattggattttttattttttattttaattttttcgaTACAATGTATTTCTGTTTGATTGAATCAAAAGTTCGATGCACAGTTTCGTCTTTTGGAAAAAATATTAAAGGCGAAGAAGCATTCATGCCGAATTAGATTTGTATGccaccgattcaaattaataaaaagaatttaTGATATATTACTTTCCTAATTGGTGCTTATACACTTGTCAATTATAGTAGTAAATATTGAAGGAAAGTTATATATGGTGACGAATTTCTCTAGATAATGCATATATGGCATTTTCTTGGACAGATTTACAATATTAGTTCGGTATGttgtatatttatttttggttggATAGTTTGGTTGAATTGCCTAGGTAGTCACTTGGTGAACTTTGCAAAATGTGAGTGTCAATCGACCGACCGCATATTGACACTCACATTTTGGTACATCCGCACTGTAGAAAAAAGGTCAACCCTAGGACAACTACTTAACGAgtaacaccccccccccccccaacaaatATGTGTTTGATAATTGacatgcatcttcttgcctgcCGTTAAATTGAATCCCACACAAATTCCACTTTCCAGTTTTAGTAAAACTAAGGATTCGATTTTAACAAGATTTatggttaaaaattaaaatgtaagCACTACATTTCCCCCTTGCCCCTCCCAACCAAAGAATATTTCACCCAATTTCCTTCTTATTTTATGTAtatttttccctttttattttattttatatatgttaataaaataaaaagaaaaggtaGCGTTAACTATACATATTTCCTAATTAAAAATTGCTGACAGGCCTTCCTCTTGGCCATTATAAATTGGGTGGTCGCGGCTACCTTCACATTAAAACATCACACACTCCCTCACTCTTTTGTTTGAGTGTGGGACGTCAGAAATttgcaaccaaaaaaaaaaaaaaaaaatcctctgtttttcttctccttgtttTGTTTGATCACCACCATGGCTGCGGTGCTCCTAACAACTCTGCTGGTCTTATTTCTTAGCTTATTACTAAGAGTTGCTTACGACACTCTCTCATGCTACTTTCTAACCCCGAGACGCATCAAGAGAATCATGGAAAAACAAGGAGTGCGTGGCCCTAAACCCCGCCCTCTCAACGGCAACATCTTGGACATGGCCACCCTTGTCACCAAATCAACCTCTCACGACATGCACACAAACGACCACGACATCGTCGGTCGCCTCCTGCCCCATTATGTCGCATGGTCCAAACAATATGGTTCGCAAAATCTTTCAATTTGATCACCACATCGATCACTATATAAAGCTTATGTGTTTTTTCTGATAACTTTGTTGGGTTTTAGGAAAAAGATTCATATATTGGAATGGAATTGAACCCCGGATGTGCTTGTCGGAGACTGAATTGATCAAGGAGCTTTTGTCCAAGTACAGCACCATCTCCGGCAAGTCATGGCTTCAACAGCAAGGCTCCAAGCATTTCATCGGCCGCGGATTACTGATGGCCAACGGCGAAGATTGGTACCATCAGCGCCACATCGTTGCACCGGCATTCACAGGAGATAGACTCAAGGTATGAATACGATGATTCTTAATGTTTCTGTAAAATTTTAGAATAATGGTACGGTATATGTTATTAGTATTTCAAAAAACGTCATTATACAATTCTCtctatcaaaaaataaaaaagaaaataaaaatgcataATGACTATTTTACAATGTTAATAacaatttcttaaattgaattaTCGTGATTCAATAATAATTGtgattttgattaattttggtGCGATTTTCATTAGAGCTATGCGGGGTACATGGTGGAATGCACTAAACAGATGATCCAATCGCTGAAAAATGAGATAGAGACTTCAGGGAGAAGGGAGTTTGAGATTGGTGAATACATGACAAGGCTCACAGCCGACATAATTTCGAGGACAGAGTTCGATAGCAGCTACGAGAAGGGGAAGCAGATATTTCGACTGCTCACTGTTCTGCAGCATCTATGCGCCCAAGCAAGCAGGCACTTGTGCCTTCCCGGAAGCCGGTAAGTAGTATATTTGAGGTGCATTTTAGGGAGAATATTTAATTGGATTCgtttatgtttttataaataaaggaaaattaatgaaaagagcttgaaaactttgagttttaataaaaaagacaaaaatgtattgtaaatgaatagtaataggaatgactttttagagtaaaaatatatttttcgttaaaagtgaaccgTACAAGCagtatttcgttaaaactccctataaatataaaaagaacCAATATGTTTCTTTTACGTGGTCACGgttttttattcttaatttctTTAGCAGATTCCATGTTTTTCCAATTAGCATCTCTTTGTGTTTTATTAGGTTtgtttctatttattttatagttattatagttttttttttatcaattgtaaaTCACTTTCAAGAGTCAGTTGTTGAACGGCTTCAAAATCATGACATATGtactaattatttttttaggtCATACTAATTTATTTCATATGCTGAAATTTTTAATTCAGATTTTTCCCAAGTAAATACAACAGAGAAATAAAATCTCTGAAAATGGAGGTGGAGAGGCTGCTGATGGAGATAATCCAGAGCCGAAAGGACTGCGTTGAGATCGGTCGGAGTAGTTCTTATGGAAATGATTTGCTGGGGATGTTGCTCAATGAGATGCAGAAAAAAAGAGGGAATGGTTTCAGCTTAAACTTGCAGCTAATCATGGATGAATGCAAGACATTCTTCTTTGCAGGACATGAAACAACTGCCCTTTTACTCACTTGGACTGTCATGTTACTAGCCAGCAATCCCTCTTGGCAAGAAAAGGTTAGGGCTGAGGTGAAGCAAGTGTGCAATGGTGGAACACCATCTGTTGATCATCTTTCCAAGCTCACTTTGGTAAGCAAGCTTACTTTGTATCTTTACTAGCAGagagcacacactttgtgtgtgtgaacaaaataggtatatgattgtcatttaaaaaaaaatgagggtaaaataggaaaaatagggatatgattgtcattttgtcaaaaggtacaaaattaaaGTCTTTTCAACTGCCCACCTCGAACCACGTTCTCCTCAAGCACAATCACTTCAGTTCATTCACACTATCCAAAAAATATCATGATTTCACTTACTTGTATGAAAAAATGATAATGAgataatttctcttaataagtgcatattttttatcttatgtaaatatttcaatataaaattactattttaccctccttatgtaaatattgtgtataaaaaatgagggcaagatagaaaaaaaaagaaaaagttcaaaagatacaaaattactattttgccctcctcatgtcaacattgtgttttcaaaagtgagggcaaaattggaagaaaaaaggCAAAAAGTTGACAAACCCTCTTCCCTTAATAGAATAGATAATTATTGTAATTAGCTTTTAGTTGTTTTGGTGATTTGGTATCGTGGGCATTTGGGCCATGAAATTACTAAAAAGTTCAGTGAGAAGGGACACGATATTAGAGCCACTAAGAAATGCTTccaattttttaaacaaatatagATTTTTTGGCATGAGCCTAAAGGCTAAAACTTCACAGATACCTGTAAACCTAAGTTTGGATTTTACTCGCTTATATTAAACTAATTGACTAgcaattttaataaattttcaGTCTACTACACTtcctaataaaatatttaattttgaatGCAAACGACTAAATAATGTGTCCAAACTA is a genomic window of Malus domestica chromosome 09, GDT2T_hap1 containing:
- the LOC103442522 gene encoding cytokinin hydroxylase-like, with amino-acid sequence MAAVLLTTLLVLFLSLLLRVAYDTLSCYFLTPRRIKRIMEKQGVRGPKPRPLNGNILDMATLVTKSTSHDMHTNDHDIVGRLLPHYVAWSKQYGKRFIYWNGIEPRMCLSETELIKELLSKYSTISGKSWLQQQGSKHFIGRGLLMANGEDWYHQRHIVAPAFTGDRLKSYAGYMVECTKQMIQSLKNEIETSGRREFEIGEYMTRLTADIISRTEFDSSYEKGKQIFRLLTVLQHLCAQASRHLCLPGSRFFPSKYNREIKSLKMEVERLLMEIIQSRKDCVEIGRSSSYGNDLLGMLLNEMQKKRGNGFSLNLQLIMDECKTFFFAGHETTALLLTWTVMLLASNPSWQEKVRAEVKQVCNGGTPSVDHLSKLTLLNRVINESLRLYPPATVLPRMAFEDIKLGDLHIPKGLSIWIPVLAIHHSEELWGKDANEFNPERFASKSFTPGRFIPFATGPRNCIGQSFAMMEAKIILAMLISQFSFTVSPNYRHAPVIVLTIKPKYGVQVCLTPIDPSN